In the Triticum aestivum cultivar Chinese Spring chromosome 2B, IWGSC CS RefSeq v2.1, whole genome shotgun sequence genome, ACCCGCAAAAAACCATGGATTTCACCGTGAATTTTGTTCCCAAGTAGAATGGCATTTTCCTGTCTCTATTTTAGGCTTTCCGACGACGTTCATTGAATGGGAGGTGATGTTTCCGCCGACTATGAGGGCATGTGGCGACTTTATCAATTTCAAGATGTTGCCCTGAGTCAGTATCTCGAAGATGTTCATAAGGATAGAGAGTGTGTACATATGTTTATAGGATTGAGTGTATTCATAAAGAAGAGACGAAGCCATGGTATTCGCTACTGAGACCGGTGAATTGGTGTCCGGATTCAGATGAGCCCGGGCATGAACAATTCCACGATTTGAAAGGAAAAAAGAGTTCAATTTTTTTTGTGGTGCAAGATGCTTCTTTCCACGGAGTTCACGCACAGGAGCATCTTGCACAAAAAAGTTCAAAAGACTTTTGTACGGAGTTCACGTATAGGAGCATCTTGCATAAATGTTTTTTTTGAGTTTTTAAACTTTTTTCCCTTTCAAATCGTGATACTGTTTACCTCTGGGTTGAATTATCTATCGTTCGCTACTCTTCTTCAGTATTGAAGTGGTTATTTACCGGAAGTAGAGTCGGGCCCACATTTAGCGATGACTGCCGAGACCCACGAACTGTCAAACACTGACGGACAGAGAAAACACTGAAGCACACACATCCACGCGGGGACAGCACGACCGACCGCACGCACACGCGCGCATCCCCGGCGACGTCACCGGAGGGAGACGGCGACGAGCTTCGGTCCCCGCGACCTTCTCGCCGGAGCTCCCTAGGCAGCCGCCGCCATGGCCCGCCGGTcttcgtcgtcctcctcgtcgGGGACGTGGCGGTACCTCAACCCCGCCTACTACCTCAAGCGGCCCAAGCGCCTCGCgctcctcttcttcgtcttcgtcgCCGCCACCTTCGCCTTCTGGGACCGCCAATCGCTCGTCAGCGAGCACGAGGTGCGCTCGCCCCGTCTCGCCCCCGGAGAATTCTCCCCTGATCCGGGTCGGAACCGCGGGGATCTGATTGAATTTGGTTGTTGCGGCCAAGTAGCTTCGAATTCGTCTCGGCGCTGGTTGGGCGCTGGATCTGGGTGTAGCGACGACGACTTGTGGCTAGAGCCGTCGGGATAAATGGGTTTAGGTTTATGCTGCGTCTGCCTATCTGGGGTTCATTTGGGAGAGATTGTGCCGAGGATCTGGCGTTCCGTTTGAATCTTGACGCTTTTGTCTGAGATTTGATCTTTTGAGCGAGTGGATCTTATGAGGGACCACTAGGCTACAGCTCAACTATACGTGTGTAACGATTATTGGTATTAGCTTAGAATTCTTTCCAGCTTTGACTGTAGATTTGGCGAAGAATTGTGCGTCTTTTCTTTCCAATCCTAGAATTAGTGGGATGAATATGGGTACAGTGAGGTACTTTAGCAGCTTAGATTTTTCTCAGGCGGGAAGACCTTAACTGTTCTAGTTAATCCGGGGGAATAATCAAGACCTTGCCATGTTTCTCAATTACTATATGGTGTAGATTTGGAGAactgaatactccctccgtccgcaaatacttgtcatcaaaatggataaaaagagatgtatctagaactaatatacgtctagatacatccccttttattcattttgatcacaagtatttccggacggagggagtactagttagaACATTATTATACATGGCACATGCAACTTTATGATTGTGGTTTGTAGTGAAACTGTTCGAATAGCTGTTGTATTCTAAGGAGCGGCTGTAACTGTGATTGCCCTATTATGTTAGTATAGTCAATTAGTCATGTAGAGactcatattggtttaatcttggcGAGATACTAATGTTCATTGGGACTTGTTATGAGTAATTAAATAATTTGGTGGATGCGAGTATGTGACACGTGAGCTGTACTATTTATCGTTTGTTAGATATGCTAGTTAAGTTGATCCAGTTCTCAGTAATCGGATGAGTGAAATCTGAATTGGATGTAAGGTTGATATCCCATCTGCTAGTTAGAAATGCTATTTATTTGGTCTTTTCTCTAATTTTGTAGTGCCCTTCTTGTGTGAGAGTGAATGAAGGTATAGTATTCAGTCAAGAAATTTTGGTAACGGCTCATGTATTTGACGTCATCACGGATGGCAAGGTATAGTCTATAGTGTGGCATTAGATTGTTGTAGTTCATTGCCACTGTTACTGTGATCAGTAGGTATAGTTGGGAGTTGCGTGTGTATGGCTGTACAGTGACATATTATTTGATTTAATTCAACTATTCCTTATCTTTCTGAAATATGCATGTACCTCTTACATTCCTATATCACTTGAGTTCCTTGTCAAATCTCAAATGTAAAGCTTAAGAACCTGAGCATCACTATAATTAGTGCTATCCAAAAGCAGCATGTGGCCAAGTTGAATTGTGCTTGTTGGCATGATAGCTACCACTGGCGGAGCTACGTGAGGGCAAAACCAGGCCGTGGCCAGCCCAACTCCCGGGGGAAATAAGAAATTTGTACATGtaaccaatccagtaggagaactaaCCAAAGTAGCAGTGCATGTCTCCTCTGCATGCATCCATCCAGCACCGTCGACTCGCTTCAGACACTGACTAATGCCTAATTAATTGTACGGTTTAGAATCAAAAATATTTTTGGCCCGCCCATCTTATTTgttgtagctccgccactgatAACTACGGCTGCTAAATGTGAATGAATAATGATGAGGTTTTGGGATGCACTTGATAAATGTGTTCTTGCCGCTTCATTTAATTGGTACCATCTGTACTCTGTAGACATGCAGTTCAGCATCGAGTGTCattttatatttcattattcatTGGTTGTTTTTCAACCTTATTTACTGTGTTAATCTAATTTCTGTTTTCTTGTGTTGCAGTCTGAGATTTCCCGATTACAAAATGAAATAAATCAGTTGCATGGTCAGGTATGTACTATTGCAATTTTTGTAACTTCCATACTGGTTTACTTTATTTCTTCCTTTTAATCAATATTATTCTTTTTCCTTTTGAAAATTTAGCGCATTTTCTGTCTCTGTAATTTTTTCTGTCTCTGTAGTTAAGGAAGGCTGGTATTCTACTGGAAGAAATTCCAGCAACTGAAATTCCCAGAAAAGATCTTGTAGAGATTGATCCTATTAATAATGAAAGGAGGGAGAAGGTTAAGGAGGCTATGCTCCATGCCTGGAATTCCTATGTAAAGTATGCATGGGGAATGGATGAGCTTCAGGTATGCTTAGTATTCTGCTCTATAATTTGTTTTCATTTTCAATTTGTCTCGAAAAACTCTACAATGTTTTCGTTCTTCACCCTTTCAGCCTCAATCAAAGAATGGTGTTAATAGCTTTGGCGGTCTTGGGGCAACCCTTGTGGACTCTCTAGATACACTGTATATAATGGGCCTACGAGATGAGTTTCAGAAGGCCAGAGAGTGAGTTCCCTTGTATTGAACCATGCAAAGATTTCAAAATGCTGCAGCTGGTTCTTTCATTTCATCCATTACCGAAATTAGCATTTGATTTTAGTTTGCTTTTATGAAAGTTCAGTTCTGTACATGAAGCTGTGCTGTCATCTCCTTTTATATTACATGATGTATAGATATGAATTCCCTAATTTGGAAAGTAAGCTCATTATATACTCGAATTGGATGGCCTTGGTATCCAGTGGCTTGTCGGCCTGTTGATGGAAGGCACACCATAAGGAGGTGCCAAGAATAACAACACTGCTTGTATAGCTGGCCACCCAAAAAGGATATCTAAAGCTACCAATCTTTTAAAGACATATTCTATCTGGTCCACTGGAGCTTAAAGATATGCATCTAACTAATTAGGCTATGTTACCTTTAACTTCCTAATGTAAAGATATGCATTGGACTAAATCAATTTGTAGGATATGATTTTAGCAATTCCATAGTTCTCATGGCCCTCAGGGGTGGCCAAAGGGGGCTTGTCTAGGGCGCATGGCTATTACAAGGCTTATTGGGCATTTATGTATTTTTTCCATTCATATGTCCATATATTCCCTCTATGTTACAGGATAATCCAAAGGGTCTTCTTGACTATCTTTTTGTTGGGCAGTCTATTGGTTTCATGGCTTTCATCTGTTCTATCCATGCAATAATAGATTAATATTTTATTAATGTATTAGATCTTTAGTGTCTCCGTTTCTTTTATGTCGTCTCACATCATAGTATTCCTTGCAGCCATTTGAATACTTTGTTGTGATTTATGTCATACTCCGGATCTGACTTGTGTCCATTTCATGATAATAGCTGGGTGGCAGAGTCATTAAGCTTTGACAAGGATTATGATGCAAGCGTTTTTGAAACGACCATAAGGTTGCATTACAAGGTTTATCTTTGTTGTAGTATTCTTGCAAAGGGCTGTATAGGTCTATGCCATATTGCCATGTAGCCATATCACGTTATTATTTACTAGCTTAACTCTCTAAGCTTCTGTTATCTATTCTTATTTAGGGTTGTTGGAGGTCTCCTCAGTGCATATGATATGTCGGATGACAAAGTATTTCTCGAAAAGGCGAAGGATATTGCTGATCGATTGTTACCTGCCTGGGATACAACATCTGGTATCCCTTATAATTCAATCAACTTAGCTCATGGCCGAGCTCATAATTTTGGATGGACCAACGTGAGTAACTGATGCTCTATTTTCCATTAGGGACatttacatttgtgcccctaactcgaacccactactcagatttgcccctaatttcgaaggatgctcaaatttgcccctctaccGTTAGGTGCACTTAGAAATGCCCTTCTGTGCCGTTACCGTCTGGTCAAAGGACTTTGACTGTTAACTGGACATTTTGCCCCTGACTCCATGTGTCacttacaggtgggacccactCGACAAAAATAAATGGGAAAAACTCTTTCTCTCACCACCTCTCTCTCACACACTTACATGTGgggccaaacaaaaaaagaaaaagaaaaagaagactcTCTCACAcaatccccccctctctctccctgacCCGTGGGCCACTTGAGTCTTGTGTGGCACGGCCGATGATGGCCATCGCCGGTGAGGGGCGGCACACCTGCGGTTGAGCACCAAGGTGGCGGAGGCAATAGTAGTCGCTACCGCGGCAGCACTGTGAATCAGGTGGTCCATCGAGGGGTGGCGCACGTGCTAGCTCTGTTGTTCTCTCAAAAAACAAGAATGTCCACAGCTCGCCGCCGGCGTAGTTCATCATTTTCGCAGCAAGAGTCGATCCCAAGCTTAGAAAGCATGCCCATTACCTTCTTATATCCCTATAGAGCCTCCCGTATGGAGGAAATCGATGGGAGTGTCGTAAATCATTGGATCGGCCTTCATCTTCTCCGCCTCCGATGTCGCGCCGCCGCGCCTCGATCTCCTCGTCTAGGCCACCCCGATGCTCTCTGTCCGCTTCCTAGTCAAATATTGATGCTTCTATGCCTGCTAGATCCCTCGCCCCGAGTCGTCGCCCCGCGAACAGCCGCACCCCCGCctagcgccgccgctcgccgccgcaagCAGTTAACGTGGCCTGGGTCATTGAACGCCGTGCAGCTTGCTGCTGTGATTCCTGACCACGCCGGCATGCTCGCACCTCACACTCCCCCTCCTAGCGTGTTCCTGAGCCATCTAGTAGTACGCCGGCGTGCTCACACACTCGCCGGAGTACAATATGTGACTGACCGGTAGGTCCGGGCTTGATAATTAGATTAGGCTTAATCCTATTAGTTCTTATTGACGTATTTCAGACACTGACCAGTGGTCCCCCCATTCTAATAATCCAATGAATAACGTTTCAAAAAATAATAAAACAATGACAGGTGGGCCTATGCCTAGAATTTTTaagatatattttttctttttctttttttgttgggtcccacatgtaagtgtgtGAGAGAAGGAGTGAGAGAAAGTGTTTTTTCCATTTATTTTTTTATAGTGTGGGACCCACCTGTAAGTGACACATGGAGTCAGGGGCAAAATGTCCAGCGAATGTCCAGTtaacggtcaaagccctttgaccggacggtaacggcacggaggggcatttctataagtgcacctaacggcagaggggcaaatttgagcatgcttcgaaattaggggcaaatctgagtagtgggttcgagtcaGGGGCACAAATGTAAATGTCCCTTTCCATTAAGTACCTACTGCCGCTGCAAGTTCCTTCGAAACATGAATATTACAATCATGTTTATTTACCAGCATACCAGTAAGCTTCAATTTTATACCAAGGCCTAGAAATCCATCTCAAGCTTCAATGCACAAATACACAAGTCATTAACATGCTACTGAGCGTTGATCTCTGTGGTGCAACTTACCATTGAGAATCACTATCAAATATTGTCTTTTTTTATGATAGATTTCACCTGAACCTATTTTGTTTTCTGTAATGGACAATGAATCATATGCTTTATTATTTCTGCAGGGTGATAGTATCCTTGCGGATTCTGGAACAGAGCAACTTGAATTTATAGCTTTGTCCCAAAGAACCGGAGATCCTAAGTATCAGCTGAAGGTTAGTATTTCATTCATCGTATCAATTTTATGTAATTTGCTGGGACAATTCTTGTTACCAAGTGTTGTAGCTAGTTTTGTGCAAAACATAGCTACCAGCCACAAGCAAGAGTGGGAAGTTTTCTTGTTGGATTCGTAGTGCCAATCTACTGCTATTTTTTGCTAGTAAAATTCCCATGTATGTCTGGCATGTTTATACATTCAAATCCATCCTATATGTCTTCTTTTTTTGCCCCTTTTTTTCAGTATTGATCTCTCATGTTTGTTGCCAAAATATGATTCTAGGCAGAAAATGTCATCCGACAGCTTCAGAAGATATATCCAAGTGATGGCTTACTTCCTATCTACATAAATCCTCAATCAGGGCAAGCATCATACTCAACAATAACATTCGGTGCTATGGGAGATAGGTAATGCTATTTGTCCTACTATTTGAACCAAGTTATATTCTTCCTCAAATAGTGGTGCTCTATTTTTGCTATTCAACTATGTAATATTTTGTGCAAATTGTTAAGCAAGTTTTATCTATCTTATTGGACCAAGGATAATTTTTTATCACATATTCGGTTGATATGACTCCAAAAGACAAAAAGAACTCATATTTGTATGCGCGTTTCAGCTTCTACGAGTACTTGCTCAAGGTCTGGATTCAGGGGAATAAAACCGAGAGCGTAAAACATTACAGGTGCAGGCCTGATTTCACaattcatcatattccttttcaTCATTTTTTAGTGAAAAGTCCATTTATTCTGCTTTGTAACGTGATTAACATTTCCATATGCGGTGCTTAACTCAGACAAATGTGGGAGACATCAATGGAAGGTTTAATAAGCTTGACCAGGCAAACTACACCCTCTAATTACACATATATCTGCGAGAAAAGTGGTGGCTCCTTGTCTCACAAGGTAAAGAATCTCCATTCTGCTGATTGTCAGCAGGATGCTTTCTAAAGCTTATCTGTCATTGTCTCTCTAAAGTTCTGACTGGTTCAGCTTGTGACCGACACAGATGGATGAACTTGCATGCTTCGCCCCTGGCATGCTGGCACTTGGAGCCTCTGGTTATGGGCCTGAAAAAGCTAAACAAATTATGAATCTGGCAGAAGAGGTAAATCCTCTTAAGGAATCTCATTTCCGTATCCAATATTTCTAATTATTGCATATGGTTTTGTTCTATTTGTCCATCTGATTTCCTTTTCCTATTCTCTTTATAGCTTGCTCGGACCTGTTATAACTTCTACCAAACAACTCCCACAAAGTTGGCTGGAGAGAATTATTATTTCCACGCTGAACAGGTAGTGCGCGGGCCCTTATCTTCTTTCTAGCAATCCAGTACCATGGCATCAACTCTTTTATTAAAAACAATGTCATCAACTAATGGTACTTTCCAACTCCATAGGATATGAACGTGGGCACGTCATGGAATATCCTGAGACCAGAGACTGTGGAATCACTTATGTACCTGTGGCGCCTTACAGGGAACAAAACATACCAAGATTGGGGATGGGACATATTCCAGGCATTTGAGAAGAACTCCCGCATAGCATCTGGATATGTAGGACTAAGAGATGTGAGTTTTTAGTGGCACCTTCCATCCTCGAATTTCCCCACTGAAAACACCTGCCTTACACTACACAAAACTTACTGCAATGTTTCGATCTCAGGTGAATAGTGGTGAAAAGGATGACAAGATGCAGACCTTCTTCCTAGCAGAGACGCTGAAGTACCTCTATCTACTGTTCTCCCCTCCGTCAGTCGTATCTTTCGACGAGTGGGTCTTCAACACTGAAGCTCACCCTTTGAGAATCGTTCCGACACATGGTAGCAACGGCCAGTCAATTGAAACTGCAAGGCCAGTGGTCCGACCGTTCGGTAGGAAGCAAGGGAAACAGGGGTAGGCCTGAACAACAGAGCAGAGGATTTTTGCATCCGCCATGTGATTGTGACCTGCCTTGTTGAGAACGTTACGTTACGATGGGAATTTCTTCCTGCAGCGGCAAGGGTTGCAAATCACGGCACTAGGCTATTTAGGCAACACAATTGTAGGTAGAGCATG is a window encoding:
- the LOC123046524 gene encoding mannosyl-oligosaccharide 1,2-alpha-mannosidase MNS1 isoform X1, with amino-acid sequence MARRSSSSSSSGTWRYLNPAYYLKRPKRLALLFFVFVAATFAFWDRQSLVSEHECPSCVRVNEGIVFSQEILVTAHVFDVITDGKSEISRLQNEINQLHGQLRKAGILLEEIPATEIPRKDLVEIDPINNERREKVKEAMLHAWNSYVKYAWGMDELQPQSKNGVNSFGGLGATLVDSLDTLYIMGLRDEFQKARDWVAESLSFDKDYDASVFETTIRVVGGLLSAYDMSDDKVFLEKAKDIADRLLPAWDTTSGIPYNSINLAHGRAHNFGWTNGDSILADSGTEQLEFIALSQRTGDPKYQLKAENVIRQLQKIYPSDGLLPIYINPQSGQASYSTITFGAMGDSFYEYLLKVWIQGNKTESVKHYRQMWETSMEGLISLTRQTTPSNYTYICEKSGGSLSHKMDELACFAPGMLALGASGYGPEKAKQIMNLAEELARTCYNFYQTTPTKLAGENYYFHAEQDMNVGTSWNILRPETVESLMYLWRLTGNKTYQDWGWDIFQAFEKNSRIASGYVGLRDVNSGEKDDKMQTFFLAETLKYLYLLFSPPSVVSFDEWVFNTEAHPLRIVPTHGSNGQSIETARPVVRPFGRKQGKQG
- the LOC123046524 gene encoding mannosyl-oligosaccharide 1,2-alpha-mannosidase MNS1 isoform X2, which translates into the protein MARRSSSSSSSGTWRYLNPAYYLKRPKRLALLFFVFVAATFAFWDRQSLVSEHESEISRLQNEINQLHGQLRKAGILLEEIPATEIPRKDLVEIDPINNERREKVKEAMLHAWNSYVKYAWGMDELQPQSKNGVNSFGGLGATLVDSLDTLYIMGLRDEFQKARDWVAESLSFDKDYDASVFETTIRVVGGLLSAYDMSDDKVFLEKAKDIADRLLPAWDTTSGIPYNSINLAHGRAHNFGWTNGDSILADSGTEQLEFIALSQRTGDPKYQLKAENVIRQLQKIYPSDGLLPIYINPQSGQASYSTITFGAMGDSFYEYLLKVWIQGNKTESVKHYRQMWETSMEGLISLTRQTTPSNYTYICEKSGGSLSHKMDELACFAPGMLALGASGYGPEKAKQIMNLAEELARTCYNFYQTTPTKLAGENYYFHAEQDMNVGTSWNILRPETVESLMYLWRLTGNKTYQDWGWDIFQAFEKNSRIASGYVGLRDVNSGEKDDKMQTFFLAETLKYLYLLFSPPSVVSFDEWVFNTEAHPLRIVPTHGSNGQSIETARPVVRPFGRKQGKQG